From Pungitius pungitius chromosome 9, fPunPun2.1, whole genome shotgun sequence, one genomic window encodes:
- the tmem131l gene encoding transmembrane protein 131-like isoform X2 codes for MAGLRDFQQGSRCHRKTWINILLGILQLLLPCVQHGGAQLQALSQMSSSVVEVWQAEDGDPSAQLQVEKERRKDVLPLEDGSSLYARENGGPLHFQPPALKFGTQRLGLARAETVYIHNPSQEVPVTLLSMFTSSRQFFIPSFHRRVIPPRGKASFKLIFLPSEEGNLENTLFINTSAHGLLSYQVFGVGVQPGSLKSVQRTDSLLVFPHIQSIKLTQTQEDASNITILGLLLECTLPKSLFNNPQGSSLQSEERLSLQINLSAQGDRPTDLDKLKPYVIEHLLVLLMAPTAGAAAAGEPKIGVYMLNSGVKKLCVKDMQVLSKVEANLEFNQVLLRQEAKNFTEVATLTCGGSGRGGKCMNHISLKILGNQTTYSFPGLHITRRKTTGDLFSLFQVKQRDSEQVDLWLTSSLLLPVTVMNVSLSPNLQGVMKVMNFSAPLTVPQGCWHILSLQLLSRALPVNQVFTLSLDTSLGTALHIPLYFHSSPSKGEVMFEGEPEWGRPCPLRLSESGRSEWQRTLLPDFSPSSWSIDSKLAAELCSRWQSHKDQLSCRWPRLPVETSFPLDFGATPVNESKVKTFMLKNPSSSVVSVEIRLLSLYPAPLEALDLLAKWFNISPLSFNISTREFSLLASPPKGNVKAITGQGVLRLLLQPWEAREVAVVFTPSEHKPTTTILVIRNNLTVFDMMTVRGHGAKELLRIGGKMPGPGGSLRFNVPQSTLMECRDGLRTNKPLFAIRKSFRVENAGELPLTVMSMNINGYKCQGFGFEVLQCRPFSLEHNTSSEITVAFTPDFTSSWVIRDLTLVTSRGTHFPFTLNVTLPHHMLPLCAQVVPGPSWEETFWMVTLIFTCFSLFGVCLMAFHQAQYILSEFSTPTIRSNHNSVLSRENGPVNNNMAPNGVNKAKGSCKSYVDICHSSDKGKGRGSPALANVPTPRPQSSSKRGSLITPSQPQKKHKVSLYYTKYKASSSTAVPDAAMMEEDHEDLIPDPPLTPDPDVCNNNNNNNEPAFITMLDKKTPVDFKEDPMSITEDRMPAQDMFPMEIPAGFPDNLIVGPGPRPGLLTCSPVEKSCTEHSAETVGSEKRDRSEMELREDSKGQKKKAQCAETGTASGNNKAKRSRRKTENVSSTPVHNVAVIPEQEKEPDWKTGDRGLGGPRNRNRCCAGSKSEAPKPGLSIESPHKHNGVCPLRARRKCVTERRGGAVCESGSDSGSSSGSVRASRGSWGSWSSASSVEGDRDPNGRTHACTTSSRKRDSMQYGVYPAERDSYQSVNANYKAPSMSTLYRKDMCQSPDPPASSFAQSFAAVAAGVDRNTDLTGQYLPEETWAPPSTPLTNQFRYNASEALPYVPQPATTASYNGFTWTSANTHCNGRYAYGEGNHYIGNGTFPSVFPGQEAQSARGSQTSWSEEQPQEPTSAWDTAACVGSKPYFSGTRSLSPMSSLFGSIWTPQSERYQSHFQPERSAPISPVTPPRSPFARGPEAPCAPLQYFNPFGPHMNLDIWNSSSNRSSNSQLSNDSGYCGV; via the exons GTCGAGAAGGAACGAAGAAAAGACGTTCTTCCACTAGAAGACGG ctcctctcTGTATGCGCGGGAGAACGGGGGGCCGTTGCATTTTCAGCCCCCGGCGTTGAAGTTCGGGACGCA GCGGCTGGGGCTGGCAAGAGCTGAAACCGTGTACATACACAACCCCAGCCAGGAGGTTCCCGTGACACTGCTGTCCATGTTTACATCCAGCAGGCAGTTTTTCATACCTTCCTTTCACAGACGA GTGATTCCGCCCAGAGGGAAGGCATCTTTTAAACTAATTTTCCTACCGTCTGAGGAGGGCAATTTAGAAAACACACTATTTATAAACACGTCGGCCCATGGGCTACTGTCATACCAG gtgTTTGGTGTGGGAGTTCAGCCGGGTTCATTAAAGTCTGTCCAAAGAACAGATAGTCTGCTAGTATTCCCTCACATCCAAAGCATTAAGCTGACCCAAACTCAG GAAGATGCGTCTAACATCACTATACTGGGTCTTCTCCTGGAGTGCACCTTACCGAAGAGTTTGTTCAACAATCCTCAG GGGTCCAGCCTCCAGAGTGAAGAGCGCCTCAGTCTGCAGATTAATCTGTCTGCGCAAGGTGACCGGCCCACTGACCTGGACAAGCTCAAGCCTTACGTCATTGAGCACCTTTTGGTGCTGCTGATGGCCCCCACTGCTGGAGCGGCTGCAGCCG GCGAACCAAAAATAGGAGTTTATATGTTAAATTCTGGAGTCAAGAAGCTCTGTGTAAAG GACATGCAGGTGCTATCAAAAGTGGAGGCCAATCTGGAATTTAACCAGGTTCTTCTGAGACAAGAGGCAAAAAACTTCACTGAAGTGGCGACGCTTACATGTGGAG GTTCGGGCCGTGGCGGGAAATGCATGAATCATATCAGTTTAAAAATTCTGGGAAACCAGACAACTTACAGCTTCCCTGGACTGCATATCACACGCAG GAAGACCACGGGGGATTTGTTCAGCCTGTTCCAGGTGAAACAAAGAGATTCGGAGCAGGTGGATCTGTGGCTGACGAGCTCCCTCCTCCTACCCGTCACTGTGATGAACGTCAGCCTCTCCCCCAACCTGCAGGGAGTAATGAAG GTGATGAACTTCAGTGCTCCACTGACGGTTCCCCAGGGCTGCTGGCATATCCTCTCCCTGCAGCTGCTCAGCAGAGCGCTGCCTGTCAACCAGGTGTTCACCCTGAGCCTGGACACCAGCCTGGGCACGGCCCTGCACATCCCCCTTTACTTCCACTCTTCACCTTCGAAG GGGGAGGTGATGTTTGAAGGGGAGCCTGAGTGGGGACGACCTTGCCCTCTCAGATTGTCTGAATCAGGGCGTTCAGAGTGGCAGCGTACCCTCCTGCCCGACTTCTCCCCCTCGTCTTGGTCTATCGACAGCAAGCTGGCTGCCGAGCTCTGCTCTCGCTGGCAGAGCCACAAAGACCAGCTGTCCTGCAG GTGGCCTAGACTCCCCGTGGAGACGTCCTTTCCTCTGGACTTTGGTGCTACACCTGTCAATGAGAGCAAG GTGAAGACATTCATGCTGAAGAACCCTTCTTCTTCGGTGGTTTCCGTGGAGATTAGGCTCCTCTCGCTGTACCCGGCCCCCCTGGAGGCTCTCGACCTCCTAGCCAAATG gtttaaTATCAGCCCCCTCTCTTTCAACATCAGCACTAGAGAGTTTTCTCTCTTGGCCTCTCCTCCCAAA GGGAATGTGAAGGCCATAACGGGACAGGGTGTCCTgcgcctgctgctgcagccctgGGAGGCCAGAGAAGTTGCCGTGGTCTTTACTCCCTCCGAACACaaacccaccaccaccattcTCGTCATCAG GAACAACCTGACGGTGTTTGACATGATGACGGTGCGGGGCCACGGAGCCAAAGAGCTGCTGAGAATTGGGGGGAAAATGCCCGGCCCGGGAGGCTCGCTGCGCTTCAACGTTCCCCAGTCCACCCTGATGGAATGCCGTGACG GCCTGCGCACCAACAAGCCGCTTTTCGCCATCAGGAAGAGCTTCAGGGTGGAGAATGCGGGAGAGCTTCCTCTCACAGTCATGTCGATGAATATTAACGGATACAAGTGTCAGGGGTTTGGCTTTGAGGTGTTGCAGTGTCGACCCTTCAGCCTGGAGCACAACACCTCCTCGGAGATCACCGTTGC CTTCACCCCAGACTTCACCTCGTCCTGGGTGATCCGGGACCTCACCCTGGTGACATCACGAGGCACCCACTTCCCTTTCACTCTCAATGTGACGCTGCCCCACCACATGCTGCCTCTGTGCGCTCAGGTGGTTCCTGGACCCAGCTGGGAGGAAACCTTCTGGATGGTCACCCTCATCTTCACATG CTTCTCCCTGTTTGGTGTGTGTCTGATGGCCTTCCATCAGGCCCAGTACATCCTGAGTGAGTTTTCCACACCCACCATCAGGAGCAACCACAACTCTGTCCTGTCCCGGGAAAACGGTCCAGTCAATAATAACATGGCGCCCAATGGAGTAAA TAAAGCAAAGGGCAGCTGTAAGAGCTATGTGGACATATGTCACAGCTCAGACAAAGGGAAAGGGCGTGGCTCTCCGGCCTTGGCCAACGTTCCCACCCCGCGTCCTCAATCGTCCTCGAAGAGAGGCTCCTTAATCACCCCGTCCCAACCACAGAAGAAACACAAGGTGTCCCTCTATTACACCAAATACAAGGCAAGCTCGTCCACGGCTGTGCCTGATGCTgcgatgatggaggaggaccaTGAAGACCTCATCCCGGACCCTCCGCTGACCCCAGACCCCGAtgtctgcaacaacaacaacaacaacaacgaaccAGCTTTCATCACTATGCTGGATAAAAAGACACCCGTTGACTTTAAGGAAGACCCCATGAGCATTACAGAAGACAGAATGCCAGCCCAAGATATGTTTCCCATGGAAATTCCTGCTGGTTTCCCAGACAACCTCATAGTGGGTCCAGGACCTAGACCCGGCCTGTTGACGTGCAGTCCTGTAGAGAAGAGCTGCACTGAGCACTCTGCAGAGACGGTCGGCTCCGAGAAAAGGGACCGATCCGAAATGGAG CTCAGAGAAGATTCCAAAggccagaagaagaaagcacagTGTGCAGAGACTGGCACTGCATCAGGAAATAATAAGGCAAAGAGGAGTCGCAGGAAGACCGAAAATGTCTCCAG CACTCCCGTGCACAACGTGGCCGTGATCCCCGAACAGGAGAAAGAACCTGATTGGAAAACGGGGGATCGCGGCCTCGGTGGACCCCGCAACCGGAACCGCTGCTGCGCCGGCTCCAAGTCAGAAGCACCGAAGCCCGGACTGAGCATCGAGAGCCCCCACAAACACAACg GTGTGTGTCCCCTCCGCGCTCGGCGGAAGTGCGTCACGGAGCGCCGCGGCGGCGCAGTGTGCGAGTCGGGCTCGGACTCCGGCAGCTCGTCGGGCAGCGTGCGGGCCAGCCGGGGCAGCTGGGGCAGCTGGAGCAGCGCCAGCAGCGTGGAGGGAGACCGAGACCCCAATGGACGAACACACGCCTGCACGACCTCGTCCAGAAaaa GGGACTCCATGCAGTACGGCGTCTACCCAGCAGAGAGAGACTCCTACCAGAGCGTGAATGCAAACTACAAGGCGCccag CATGAGCACTTTGTACCGTAAAGACATGTGCCAAAGCCCCGACCCCCCGGCCTCCAGCTTCGCCCAGAGCTTTGCTGCGGTCGCTGCAGGAGTAGACAGGAACACGG ACCTGACGGGTCAGTATTTGCCCGAGGAGACGTGGGCCCCTCCGTCCACCCCCCTCACCAACCAGTTCAGATACAACGCCTCCGAAGCGCTGCCGTACGTCCCTCAGCCGGCGACCACCGCCTCCTACAACGG GTTCACTTGGACCAGCGCCAACACCCATTGCAACGGCCGCTACGCCTACGGTGAGGGGAACCACTACATAG GTAACGGAACGTTCCCGAGTGTTTTCCCCGGCCAGGAGGCCCAGAGCGCTCGCGGCAGTCAGACCAGCTGGAGCGAGGAGCAGCCTCAGGAACCCACCTCGGCCTGGGACACGGCGGCCTGCGTGGGCAGCAAG CCCTACTTCTCGGGCACCCGCAGCCTCTCCCCCATGTCCAGCCTGTTCGGGTCCATCTGGACGCCGCAGAGCGAGCGCTACCAGAGCCACTTTCAGCCCGAGCGCTCGGCCCCCATCTCCCCCGTCACGCCGCCGCGCTCTCCCTTCGCCCGGGGGCCGGAGGCGCCGTGCGCTCCGCTCCAGTACTTCAACCCGTTCGGCCCCCACATGAACCTGGACATATGGAACTCTTCCTCCAACCGCAGCTCCAACTCGCAGCTCTCCAACGACTCTGGCTACTGCGGAGTTTAA